The stretch of DNA AGCCGCAACTCCACGAACGTCCGGCCCTCGTTGACCGCCAGCATGTTGCCGCCAATCCGACGACGCCGGTTTCGGTAAGGATATCGAAGGATTTGAAGAAGCGCGGCTGGACCTTTGTCGGTCCGACCACAGTTTATGCCTTCATGCAGGCAATGGGTCTCGTCAACGATCATATCGAAGGCTGCTTCTGCCGTGCCGAAGTGGAGGCGATGCGCGCGGCATTGGTACGCCCGTGAAAGTGTGGGTCGGAACCGCTGCGGCAGTCCTGTTGTCCACCACGGCGGCATTTGCTCAGGCGCCGCAACTCGACCCTGGCGAAAAGCTCGAGAAGTTGCAGTTTCCGGCCGTTACCATGCAGATCAAAGGCTGGACCAAGTTCGGCAACAGCGATGTCTATACTCTGCCGGTGCGCGCCGGTCAGCGCGTGAAGATCAGCTTCACGACCAAGAGCCAATTCGCCTTTCTTGCGATCTTCGACCTTTCGAAGACGGATGACGAAGCTTTCTTCGGTACGGACGAGGATGGCACGACGCTAGATGTGACCGTAAAGGAAAACACCACGTGGTTTCTGCGGCCCTATTATTCCAAGGTCTCGCCTCGCCGTGGCCTCGGGGCGCCTTATACGCTACTGGTCGAGCCGCAGCCAGTCGGCGAGCCGCAGCCCGCCACACCGCAAGAGCCGGAGCGCCCTTCACTCTTTCCGCCGGCACCCTCGAAATCCGGCACCGGCGAATAGATCAAGATAGTGCGCCGAGCAAGCTGCCAAGCTCGCCAAGGTGGGCGATCTTGCGAAAGCGTGGCGCATCCTTCGGTTCGTCGACGTGCTCCAGAACCCAAGTCATTTCATGCGGCACGAAGACGCCGTAGCTTCCGGCGGCAATCGCCGGCACGATGTCGGATTTCAGTGAATTGCCGACCATCATCGCCCGCTCCGGACCGTCGCCGACCTTCGAGAAAATCCGGCGATAGGTGACTGCTGTCTTCTCCGAGACGATCTCGACGGCATCGAAGAAATCGCCGAGGCCGGATTGTGCGAGCTTGCGTTCCTGGTCGAACAGGTCGCCTTTGGTGATCAGCACGAGCAGGTAATTTCCCGACAGCGCTTCAAGCGTCTCGCGCACATGCGGCATGGTCTCGACCGGATGGGACAGAAGATCGCGGCCCGTATCGAGAATTTGGGCAATCACGCTCGTTGGCACCTTGCCTTCGGTGATTTCGATCGCCGTCTCGATCATCGACAGCGTGAAGCCCTTTATGCCGAAGCCATAGTGGCTGAGATTGCGCTTCTCGGCCTCCAGCAGGCGCTCCGAAATCTTCGGACCCTCGGCGAAATCGGCGAGCAATTCCCTGAAGTGCTCTTCGGTCAGCCGGTAATATTGTTCGTTCTGCCAGAGCGTATCATCGGCATCGAAGCCGATTGTCGTCAGCGCATGTGTGCTCATCTCAAGCTCCTGCAATCCATGAAGCAATCTATTGATGGGCCGCGTCGAGACAAGGGCTTTTGCTTTTTCGTCGCAGCAGGTTGCAGCGGCGTTGAAAAGCAGAGGATCGGCATTAGGTAAAATATTGCCTACCCTGCAGCCAGCCCCGGCTGTGCCTGACACGTGCAGGCCAATAATCAAAAAATAGCGTTCAGCAGTCCGCAAGCGGCCGCTTGCGGCCGACACAAGGAAATTTCTCCATGCGATACAATCAACTCGGAAATACGGGACTTTTCGTCTCGGAAATCTGCCTCGGCACCATGACTTTCGGCGAGGCGGTCAGCGGCACCATATGGGGTTCCATTGCCGATGTGGACCAGAAGGCGGCAGACCAGATCGTCGAGCGCTCGCTCGCTGCCGGCGTCAATTTCATCGACACCGCCGATGTATATTCCTCCGGTGAGTCCGAAAGGCTGCTCGGCCAGGCGCTGAAGAACCTCGATGTCCCGCGCAAGGACGTCGTCATCGCCACCAAGGTTTACGGCGTGATGGGTGACAAGCCGAACGATCGCGGCGCATCGCGCGGTCACATCATGGATTCCGTCGAGGCTAGTCTGAAGCGGCTGCAGACGGACCATATCGATCTCTACCAGATCCACGCAACCGATCCCGTCACCCCGATCGACGAGACGCTGCGCGCTTTCGACGATCTCATCTCGCGTGGTCTCGTGCGCTATATCGGCGTTTCCAACTGGCAGGCGTGGCGGATCGCCAAGGCGCTGGGCATTTCCGAGCGCCGCGGCTTCGCCCGCTTCGAAACCGTCCAGGCCTACTACTCGATCGCCGGCCGCGATCTCGAACGGGAAATCGTGCCGCTGATGAATGAGGAGAAGATCGGCCTGATGGTCTGGTCACCGCTCGCCGGCGGTCTGCTCTCCGGCAAGTTTGGCCCCGGTGCGCCTGGCAACGGCGAAGGCCGCCGCGCCAATTTCGACTTTCCGCCAGTGGACAAGGACAAGGCCTGGGCCTGCGTGGCCGTCATGCGCGAAATTGCCGAGAAGCACGGCAGCAACGTCGCAGCCGTTGCGCTCGCTTATGTCCTCGCAAAGCCGTTCGTGACCAGCGTCATCATCGGCGCGAAGCGCATCGATCAGCTCGACCAGAACCTTGCCGCTGTCAAGCTGAAGCTCGATGCCGGCGACATGCAGAAGCTCGACGAGGTCAGTGCGCTGGCGCCGGAATATCCAGGCTGGATGCTGGCCCGCCAGGGTGCCGCTCGCCGCCCGGAACCGTTTGAGCCGAACGCCTGAGAACGGCGAACTGAAAACGCCGGTGCGGGAATGAACTGACCCCCGAAAGTTGGACAACAGCCTTCGGGGGTTTTACTGATGGCCCTACTTGCCGTGGGCTTTCAGCCAGGCGTTCATGTCCGCGATCTCCGCTTCCTGAGCCTTGATGACGGCTTCGGCGAGTTTGCGGATGTTCGCGTCCTTGCCGTATTGCAGCTCGATCTGTGCCATGTCGATCGCACCCTGATGATGCGGGATCATGCTGCGGACAAAATCTGCATCGGCATCGCCGGTCATTTCAATCGCCATATCCTTGTGCATCTTGGCGTTCGCCTCGGCAAAGGCCTGGCTTGAAGGACCCTGGTCGCCCATCGGCTTGCTCATGTCCATCTGCATATTCGTATGCATCGGCATATCTTGATTCATGTTCGTCTTATCCTGGGCAAGCGCTTCCTGGACAAGCGCTGGGGCGGCGAAGGCGAAGGCTGCGGTAAGGGCAAGAATTTTCAGAGACATGGGACTTCCTTCCTCTGTCTGACATAAGTGCTTTTGCGCGGCAGATACCGCGCGATCGGTATGCGGAAAGTATTGTCAGACAAGGCGGGGAGGTGGTGCCTGCGGTACAGGGCGAAGATCGGCGAGCGCATGTGCAGCGGCCGGTG from Rhizobium sp. 007 encodes:
- a CDS encoding PPC domain-containing protein, with product MKVWVGTAAAVLLSTTAAFAQAPQLDPGEKLEKLQFPAVTMQIKGWTKFGNSDVYTLPVRAGQRVKISFTTKSQFAFLAIFDLSKTDDEAFFGTDEDGTTLDVTVKENTTWFLRPYYSKVSPRRGLGAPYTLLVEPQPVGEPQPATPQEPERPSLFPPAPSKSGTGE
- a CDS encoding HAD family hydrolase gives rise to the protein MSTHALTTIGFDADDTLWQNEQYYRLTEEHFRELLADFAEGPKISERLLEAEKRNLSHYGFGIKGFTLSMIETAIEITEGKVPTSVIAQILDTGRDLLSHPVETMPHVRETLEALSGNYLLVLITKGDLFDQERKLAQSGLGDFFDAVEIVSEKTAVTYRRIFSKVGDGPERAMMVGNSLKSDIVPAIAAGSYGVFVPHEMTWVLEHVDEPKDAPRFRKIAHLGELGSLLGALS
- a CDS encoding aldo/keto reductase, whose translation is MRYNQLGNTGLFVSEICLGTMTFGEAVSGTIWGSIADVDQKAADQIVERSLAAGVNFIDTADVYSSGESERLLGQALKNLDVPRKDVVIATKVYGVMGDKPNDRGASRGHIMDSVEASLKRLQTDHIDLYQIHATDPVTPIDETLRAFDDLISRGLVRYIGVSNWQAWRIAKALGISERRGFARFETVQAYYSIAGRDLEREIVPLMNEEKIGLMVWSPLAGGLLSGKFGPGAPGNGEGRRANFDFPPVDKDKAWACVAVMREIAEKHGSNVAAVALAYVLAKPFVTSVIIGAKRIDQLDQNLAAVKLKLDAGDMQKLDEVSALAPEYPGWMLARQGAARRPEPFEPNA
- a CDS encoding DUF305 domain-containing protein — encoded protein: MSLKILALTAAFAFAAPALVQEALAQDKTNMNQDMPMHTNMQMDMSKPMGDQGPSSQAFAEANAKMHKDMAIEMTGDADADFVRSMIPHHQGAIDMAQIELQYGKDANIRKLAEAVIKAQEAEIADMNAWLKAHGK